The following are encoded in a window of Acidobacteriota bacterium genomic DNA:
- a CDS encoding heme-binding protein, producing MRTILRSLFATSLLIALTAMAQAQVAEKKALTLEGARKVIETVKQEAARLKAPGAAIAVVDDGGNLLALERLDGTFAAGSQISTGKARTAALFKRETKAFEEIINKGRTAMTSLPDSFFTPLQGGVPIVLDGQIIGAVGVSGAASAAQDQELAVAGANALTSPEAGKAAVSYFERSKVDAAFVKGAVLFDNSDKYMVHASHREQAGMVEVHEQDADIIYVLEGSATLVTGGEIIGGKVTAPGEIRGTDIKGGETRTITKGDVIIVPAGTPHWFKEVPGPINYYVVKAR from the coding sequence ATGAGAACCATTTTGAGAAGTTTGTTTGCCACCAGTTTGCTGATTGCTTTGACTGCAATGGCACAGGCGCAGGTGGCAGAGAAAAAAGCGTTGACGCTGGAAGGCGCGCGAAAAGTCATTGAAACCGTCAAACAGGAAGCCGCACGGTTGAAGGCTCCCGGAGCGGCAATCGCAGTGGTGGACGATGGCGGCAATTTACTGGCGCTGGAACGCCTGGACGGAACCTTTGCCGCTGGCTCACAAATTTCCACCGGAAAAGCGCGCACGGCAGCGCTGTTCAAACGCGAAACCAAAGCGTTTGAGGAAATCATCAACAAAGGCCGCACGGCGATGACTTCCCTGCCGGATTCGTTCTTTACGCCGCTGCAGGGTGGAGTTCCGATTGTGCTGGACGGTCAAATCATCGGCGCGGTCGGCGTCAGCGGAGCCGCCAGCGCCGCGCAGGATCAGGAACTGGCCGTCGCCGGAGCAAACGCTCTGACCAGTCCTGAAGCCGGAAAAGCCGCGGTCAGCTACTTCGAGCGCTCGAAAGTGGATGCGGCATTTGTCAAAGGCGCGGTGCTGTTCGACAACAGCGACAAATACATGGTTCACGCCAGTCATCGCGAGCAGGCGGGAATGGTCGAAGTCCACGAACAGGACGCCGACATCATTTATGTGCTGGAAGGTTCGGCAACCCTTGTTACTGGCGGTGAAATCATCGGCGGCAAAGTCACCGCCCCCGGCGAAATTCGCGGCACGGATATCAAGGGCGGCGAAACTCGCACCATCACGAAAGGCGACGTGATTATCGTCCCGGCTGGCACGCCGCACTGGTTCAAGGAAGTGCCCGGCCCGATCAATTACTACGTGGTGAAGGCACGATAG
- a CDS encoding SMP-30/gluconolactonase/LRE family protein — protein sequence MEAIVGPNPKIFKLAEGFKFTEGPIWVAGDQMTKSHLLFSDPNSNVIWSYTPNGNDAGKLEVFKQQSGYSGADIAEYGQPGSNGLTLGGHGQLTINQHGNRRIVLLEKYGSETVLADKFEGKRLNSPNDLVYSSDGTLFFTDPPFGLPKFYDDPRKELSFSGVYSLRGGKLQLLTKELSGPNGIALSPDEKYLYVGNWDEKKKVVMRYELTPEGTVKNGKLFFDMTSAPGEDALDGIKVDQEGNLYVSGPGGLWVLSAEGKHLGTIIAPKHVHNMAWGDEDGKTLYLCARSGLYKMRLNVAGIRPKEIASRQ from the coding sequence ATGGAAGCCATCGTTGGTCCGAATCCGAAAATCTTCAAACTGGCCGAAGGCTTCAAATTCACCGAAGGGCCGATTTGGGTGGCGGGTGATCAAATGACCAAAAGTCATTTGCTGTTCAGCGACCCGAACAGCAACGTGATTTGGAGCTATACGCCGAACGGCAACGACGCGGGCAAACTGGAAGTGTTCAAACAGCAGAGTGGATACAGCGGCGCGGACATCGCCGAATACGGTCAACCGGGATCGAACGGGTTGACGCTGGGTGGTCACGGGCAACTGACCATCAACCAGCACGGAAATCGTCGCATTGTGTTGCTCGAAAAATACGGAAGCGAAACCGTTCTGGCAGACAAGTTTGAAGGCAAGCGACTGAACAGCCCGAATGACTTGGTGTACAGTTCCGACGGAACGCTGTTTTTCACCGATCCGCCATTTGGACTGCCCAAGTTTTACGACGACCCGCGCAAAGAGCTTTCCTTCAGCGGCGTGTATTCGCTGCGTGGTGGAAAACTGCAATTGCTGACCAAAGAACTCAGCGGGCCGAACGGCATCGCGCTTTCGCCGGATGAAAAATACCTGTACGTCGGAAACTGGGACGAAAAAAAGAAAGTCGTTATGCGATATGAATTGACGCCGGAAGGCACGGTTAAAAACGGTAAGCTGTTTTTCGATATGACTTCGGCTCCCGGAGAAGACGCGCTTGACGGCATCAAAGTAGATCAGGAAGGTAACTTGTACGTTTCCGGCCCCGGCGGCTTGTGGGTGCTTTCAGCGGAAGGCAAACACCTGGGCACGATCATCGCGCCAAAGCATGTTCACAATATGGCTTGGGGTGATGAGGATGGAAAGACGCTGTATTTGTGCGCTCGCAGCGGGCTGTACAAAATGCGGCTGAACGTTGCAGGCATTCGTCCAAAAGAAATTGCCAGCCGGCAATAA
- a CDS encoding S8 family serine peptidase, whose protein sequence is MRTATKTAHNHTHKQNRFAVIPVAERLNADTTRTGRGVTIAILDSGFYPHPDLIAPENRVIAFHDVTNPHAKLDTANPPHSWDWHGTQTSVTATGNGFLSDGVYRGLAYEAKLALVKVSSEGRITDENIVRGLEWVLANKDRLNIRVVSLSLGGDADVSFRESLVDEIAERAVREGLTLVVAAGNAGCTADHRPIPPANSPSVITVGGYNDNNELGAGKVDPYCSSFGPTVDGIIKPELVAPAIWVAAPILPETDFYRRAEALSIIAAAPDYQLQNLTSELWRAAGWPQFMTTASAAEIRDLAETGLRESKVVATHYQHVDGTSFAAPIVISVVAQMLEANPNLTPSAIKNILVATADRSANLSLHQQGYGVLNARRAVEEAARETHTHEECDFNAPRIEQGKLVFWYHNDSAKSVALAGNFNGWNPQAAFFAKHQSGMWRAELALLTAGSYEYKLVVDGAWLDDPSNGLKAPDNHGGFNSVLHITE, encoded by the coding sequence ATGAGGACAGCAACAAAAACAGCGCACAATCATACGCACAAGCAAAACCGGTTTGCGGTGATTCCGGTCGCTGAGCGCTTAAACGCCGACACAACCCGCACAGGTCGCGGAGTGACTATCGCAATTTTGGATTCGGGGTTTTATCCACACCCGGATTTAATCGCCCCTGAGAATCGCGTCATCGCATTTCACGATGTGACGAATCCACATGCGAAGCTGGACACCGCCAACCCGCCGCACAGTTGGGATTGGCACGGCACGCAAACATCTGTGACAGCGACTGGCAATGGATTTTTGTCGGATGGCGTGTATCGCGGATTGGCATACGAAGCCAAGCTGGCGCTGGTAAAAGTCAGCAGCGAAGGTCGCATCACCGATGAAAACATCGTGCGCGGTTTGGAGTGGGTGCTTGCCAATAAAGATCGGCTCAACATTCGCGTGGTCAGCCTGTCGCTGGGGGGCGACGCGGACGTTTCCTTCCGCGAAAGCCTGGTTGACGAAATCGCTGAGCGCGCAGTGCGCGAAGGATTGACGCTGGTGGTCGCCGCTGGAAACGCCGGTTGCACTGCCGATCATCGCCCGATTCCGCCCGCTAATTCGCCTTCGGTGATTACGGTCGGAGGTTACAACGACAACAACGAACTGGGCGCAGGCAAAGTTGATCCCTACTGCTCCAGCTTTGGCCCGACAGTGGATGGAATCATCAAACCGGAACTTGTCGCGCCTGCAATCTGGGTCGCTGCGCCAATTTTGCCCGAAACGGATTTTTACCGGCGCGCCGAAGCGCTTTCAATCATTGCCGCTGCCCCGGATTACCAGTTGCAGAATTTGACAAGCGAATTATGGCGCGCGGCCGGATGGCCGCAATTTATGACGACGGCGTCGGCAGCGGAAATCCGCGATTTGGCCGAAACCGGTTTGCGCGAAAGCAAGGTTGTGGCGACGCACTACCAACATGTTGACGGAACTTCCTTCGCTGCGCCGATTGTGATTTCGGTCGTTGCGCAAATGCTGGAAGCCAATCCGAACCTGACGCCTTCGGCAATCAAAAACATTCTGGTTGCGACGGCGGACAGGTCAGCGAACTTGTCGCTGCATCAACAGGGTTACGGCGTGTTGAACGCTCGCCGGGCGGTCGAAGAAGCCGCCCGTGAAACGCACACGCACGAAGAGTGTGATTTCAACGCGCCGCGAATCGAGCAAGGCAAACTGGTGTTTTGGTATCACAACGATTCGGCCAAAAGCGTCGCGCTGGCCGGAAACTTCAATGGATGGAATCCGCAAGCGGCGTTTTTTGCCAAACACCAAAGCGGCATGTGGCGCGCTGAACTCGCCCTGCTGACTGCGGGAAGCTACGAATACAAACTGGTCGTGGATGGCGCATGGTTGGACGATCCGAGCAATGGGTTGAAGGCGCCGGACAATCACGGTGGGTTTAACTCTGTGCTTCACATCACCGAATAA
- a CDS encoding spondin domain-containing protein, translated as MLKRTIILSLFVLAVFAVSAMAQDHKMGKSVKFTVRIENVSNSDGQVAKDGTKWPFALSPGLWVLHKRDVRLFREGVVANGGLEPLAESGNPSELVKNLEARGHNEADGIMLHGVFNTPVGANGPAPIGPGGAYEFSFNAEPGMRLSVLTMFGQSNDWFYAPKRQGIDLFNNGKPLSGDITNEFMLFDAGTEKDEEPGVGPNQGPRQKDANAGEPENGKVHPAKTSSFFTRNGELFKVTITAENTMAKM; from the coding sequence ATGTTAAAACGCACGATTATTTTGAGTCTGTTTGTTCTGGCTGTTTTTGCGGTGAGCGCGATGGCGCAGGATCACAAGATGGGTAAAAGCGTGAAGTTCACAGTTCGCATTGAAAACGTTTCCAATTCTGACGGTCAGGTCGCCAAAGATGGAACCAAATGGCCTTTTGCGTTGTCGCCGGGTCTGTGGGTGTTGCACAAACGTGATGTCCGTCTGTTCCGCGAAGGCGTTGTCGCCAACGGCGGTCTGGAACCGCTGGCCGAATCCGGCAATCCCAGCGAACTGGTCAAAAACCTGGAAGCGCGCGGACACAACGAAGCGGACGGAATCATGCTGCACGGCGTGTTCAATACTCCGGTTGGCGCGAATGGTCCGGCTCCGATTGGTCCCGGCGGGGCGTATGAATTCAGCTTCAATGCTGAACCCGGCATGCGTTTGTCTGTGTTGACGATGTTCGGTCAATCAAACGATTGGTTTTACGCGCCGAAACGCCAGGGCATTGATCTGTTCAACAACGGAAAACCGCTGAGCGGCGACATCACCAACGAATTCATGCTGTTCGATGCCGGAACCGAAAAGGACGAAGAGCCAGGCGTTGGCCCGAACCAAGGCCCGCGCCAAAAAGACGCGAATGCCGGCGAACCGGAAAATGGCAAAGTTCATCCGGCCAAGACGTCGTCCTTTTTCACGCGCAACGGCGAGTTGTTCAAAGTGACGATCACGGCTGAGAACACAATGGCCAAAATGTAA
- a CDS encoding aquaporin, protein MEASELGIFMISACFFGVLLEHPGSPVRQTIGDPFLRRVLMGLAMGLTSVSIVYSPLGKRSGAHFNPSVTLTFWRLGKIERWDAMFYILAQFTGGILGVLLSSLVLKTALSAPTVNYVATLPGNFGLGGAFLAEIGISFLLMTVVLNASNRMNLARYTGLFAGSLVVTYISLEAPISGMSMNPARTFGSAFSAQTWNALWIYFTAPPLGMLLAAEAYLRLKGVGNVLCAKLHHHNNERCIFKCNFGGCSHESVSQVSN, encoded by the coding sequence ATGGAAGCCTCCGAGTTGGGAATCTTCATGATCTCGGCGTGCTTTTTCGGGGTGCTGCTGGAACATCCAGGCTCGCCGGTTCGGCAAACGATTGGCGATCCGTTTTTGCGGCGCGTGTTGATGGGACTGGCGATGGGCTTGACTTCGGTCAGCATTGTGTATTCGCCGCTGGGCAAACGATCCGGCGCACATTTCAATCCGTCGGTCACGCTGACGTTTTGGCGATTGGGCAAGATCGAACGCTGGGATGCGATGTTTTACATCCTGGCACAATTCACCGGTGGAATTCTGGGCGTCCTGCTTTCATCGCTGGTGTTGAAAACTGCCTTGAGCGCGCCGACGGTGAATTACGTGGCGACGTTGCCGGGCAATTTCGGACTTGGCGGCGCGTTTCTGGCAGAAATCGGAATCTCGTTTTTACTGATGACGGTTGTGTTGAACGCGAGTAACCGAATGAACCTGGCAAGGTACACGGGGTTATTCGCGGGCAGTCTGGTTGTTACTTACATCAGTCTGGAAGCGCCGATTTCCGGAATGAGCATGAACCCCGCGCGGACGTTTGGCTCGGCATTTTCGGCGCAAACCTGGAACGCGCTTTGGATTTATTTCACGGCTCCGCCGTTGGGAATGTTACTCGCGGCGGAAGCTTACTTGCGGCTAAAAGGCGTGGGCAATGTGCTGTGCGCCAAGCTGCACCACCACAACAACGAACGCTGCATTTTCAAATGCAACTTCGGCGGTTGTTCACACGAATCGGTTTCACAGGTCAGTAACTGA
- a CDS encoding SBBP repeat-containing protein — MRRKLTMGVSLLVFCLSLGVHLYRPVQRLNLPQPRTSLSRPDSQARVRLTEGYGKLPLSFEANQGQTDTAVKFRARGNGYQLSLTAAEAVLQLQKADRRLTDRQPSGAVGNVQSVNSTNLRMKLVNGNPAAPVAGRAMLPGKSNYFIGGDPRRWHTNIPNYAQVEYQDVWPGVKLVYYGNQRQLEYDFVVAPGADPRAIRLSFEGAGKVGVNPQGALVIRIPGPAGSEVTMQKPLMYQEVDGTRREVAGGYVVVGQQVRFAVADYDASLPLVIDPVLTYSTYLGGSLDDEGRAIAVDAAGNAYVTGGTSSANFPTANALDATNTARERSAFVSKLNAAGTALIYSTYLGGNSSDEGYGIAVDAGGNAYVTGVTRSSDFPLKNPLQSAPGGGDDAFVVKLNPAGSALVYASFLGGSEEDGGQGIAVDAAGNAYLTGYTRSTNFPTANPLQANNAGGGNRDAFITKLNPAGTALVYSTYLGGSSGDEGRGIAVDAAGNAHVAGQTFSTNFRTVNPLQPAMGGGSEDAFVAKLNPAGSALVYSTYLGGNASDVGNGIALDSLGLAYVVGTTASPNFPRKEPFQNTFGGQTDAFITCLTPSGAVLIYSTFLGGSGSDLGQGIALDIQGNAHVTGFTDSANFPLVNPVQTKLNGTGSAGYDAYAAKFNSIGSALLFSTYVGGSDEEDGYAIALDSVGNIYLTGRTTSTNYPIKTPVQNTLSGVGDVFVTKISEISTPPTPTPTATPTPTPTPTATPTPTPTPTPSPSPAAVRVDSARKTCTPTDAYPRIAAQAAAGPNFGAIPEQAPTTLNCLVEADVTLDGISGNTGPVTLTIIDGFSPGLFFDRLQASAPPLSVAGYTNNVVTFNPLTLQLPPQTALQSFHIVFTYFAFLNDLAEQRNPQQDCITLRFTNPQTGGVLLERGGICADTNVLVPRLELEKYGSPTSGLPGDTLSFTLLARNPGNIFLQSVDVDALLPNNTTLVPGSVDPPPTRIIGNRIEWRGFGPLNVGGALLFNYSVTIDANTPANAKLTDQGFAHATTPDFANAGTRQLNAASNIVTVMVMSVRASIDLTLTPVPTAGCPLTTINYTARVTNTGQVTLDRVRLIVTQSTESVAGNPTYPLELDSLAPSESRTIPYKGRIGLKQKGVLVDVATVIGRPVNNGVQVSDLVGKVATASVRVSPPAISKITPAFAPAGSSELELKIEGVCFVPQTVVSFPPSAGIAVIDPTPPDFGFVGTSELRRRVNIRTDAAPGEREMFVTNPNGDSGGQRPFNIFSVTGAPAIIDAAPANLDFGNVSTGQSKDLMLIVRNTGQATLTLHPSGSNNLRFTVISPALPVSITAGAQQILTVRFAPAAPGAQMGMLTINSNAANHPSLAIALNGEGVGTPAITASSTDLDFGSAVLGQTVGRTIRLDNPGTASLSIYAVTSSNPSFSATLPAATLPLIIPAGGAITIPVFFKPTSSGIHTGTLLIASNATDKNTLALKARGETLGEILATDDGTVETGALLDGLIIVNRLTPLRYPATLRGLRIFFAQFQGLPSPVGEQIRLIVFADPASSGQPPANPTLLVNQMVTIPSIPANGGFVDFPIGATFAAATEARAVPDSLTIEQGDIYVGFQAPRPARGVVFAADSNGPQQQRAFFSTNDGSSYAKLTGLQVQPGAITPVNIMTQAAIGGVGVCSYTINPNGQVFGQPGGGGAVTVTTQGGCGWTASSSSDWVSFPPNNGGTGSGTVNFSVAAGNVPRQAVVTIAGQNFIVAQAEQVASVSSASYERLGLASEAIAAAYGGSLAATVQSATGVPLPTSLAGTTVKVRDAIGGELFAPLFFVSPGQVNFLLPPGLAPGMATVTITNGSGTSTIGAVVNDVVAPGLFAANANGQGVAAAVVLRIKANGVQSYEPIATFDPAQNKFVAAPIDLGPEGEQVFLLLFGTGFRNRSALAGVSLTIGGLNSEVSYAGPQGDFVGLDQINARLSRNLMGRGEMDVLLTVDGKAANIVKVNIR; from the coding sequence ATGCGCAGAAAATTAACAATGGGTGTATCGCTGTTGGTGTTTTGCCTTAGCCTGGGAGTGCATCTTTACCGGCCTGTGCAGCGCCTGAATTTGCCGCAACCACGCACAAGTTTGTCGCGACCCGACAGCCAAGCGCGCGTGCGCCTCACCGAGGGGTACGGCAAACTCCCACTCAGTTTTGAAGCGAATCAGGGGCAAACCGACACCGCCGTGAAATTTCGTGCGCGTGGCAATGGTTATCAACTTTCTCTGACGGCCGCTGAAGCTGTGCTGCAATTGCAGAAAGCAGACAGGAGATTAACGGATAGACAACCGTCCGGCGCTGTTGGCAATGTTCAATCAGTCAATTCAACCAATCTGAGGATGAAGTTAGTGAACGGCAACCCTGCTGCGCCCGTTGCCGGGCGTGCCATGCTGCCGGGCAAGAGCAATTACTTCATCGGCGGCGACCCGCGACGGTGGCACACGAATATCCCCAACTACGCGCAAGTGGAATATCAGGATGTCTGGCCGGGAGTGAAGCTGGTGTATTACGGGAATCAACGCCAACTGGAATATGACTTTGTCGTCGCGCCCGGCGCTGATCCGCGCGCAATCCGGCTGTCGTTCGAAGGTGCGGGCAAAGTCGGAGTAAATCCTCAAGGGGCGCTGGTCATTCGAATCCCAGGCCCGGCAGGCAGTGAAGTCACAATGCAAAAGCCGCTTATGTATCAGGAAGTGGACGGTACGCGGCGGGAAGTTGCAGGCGGCTATGTTGTCGTGGGACAGCAAGTGCGGTTTGCCGTTGCCGATTATGACGCCAGCCTGCCGCTGGTGATTGATCCGGTGCTGACTTACTCCACCTATCTCGGCGGCAGTCTCGATGACGAAGGGCGCGCCATTGCGGTGGATGCGGCGGGCAATGCTTACGTCACGGGCGGCACCAGTTCGGCCAATTTCCCCACGGCCAACGCGCTCGATGCCACCAACACGGCGCGCGAACGCAGCGCCTTTGTGAGCAAACTCAACGCGGCGGGCACGGCTTTGATTTACTCCACCTACCTCGGCGGCAACAGCAGCGACGAAGGCTATGGCATTGCGGTGGATGCCGGCGGCAACGCTTACGTGACGGGCGTGACGCGCTCGTCCGACTTCCCGCTTAAAAATCCGCTGCAGTCAGCGCCCGGCGGCGGCGATGACGCCTTTGTCGTCAAGCTCAATCCGGCGGGTTCCGCGTTGGTCTATGCCAGCTTTCTCGGCGGCAGCGAGGAAGACGGCGGACAAGGCATAGCGGTGGACGCGGCAGGCAATGCTTATCTGACGGGCTACACGCGCTCGACCAACTTTCCCACGGCCAATCCGTTGCAGGCGAACAACGCGGGCGGCGGCAATCGTGACGCCTTCATCACGAAGTTGAACCCCGCGGGCACGGCGCTGGTCTATTCGACTTACCTGGGCGGCAGCAGCGGCGACGAAGGCCGAGGCATTGCCGTGGATGCGGCGGGCAACGCGCACGTGGCGGGACAGACTTTCTCCACCAATTTCCGCACGGTCAATCCGCTGCAACCGGCGATGGGCGGCGGCTCGGAAGACGCTTTCGTCGCCAAGCTCAATCCGGCGGGCTCGGCGCTGGTCTATTCCACTTACCTGGGCGGCAACGCCAGCGACGTGGGCAATGGCATCGCGCTCGACTCACTGGGCCTCGCTTACGTGGTGGGCACAACCGCGTCGCCCAATTTCCCACGGAAGGAGCCGTTCCAAAATACGTTCGGCGGCCAGACCGATGCCTTTATCACGTGCCTAACCCCCTCTGGCGCGGTGCTGATTTACTCCACTTTCCTGGGCGGCAGCGGCAGCGATTTGGGACAAGGTATCGCCCTTGACATACAAGGCAACGCGCACGTCACGGGCTTCACCGATTCCGCCAATTTCCCGCTGGTTAATCCCGTGCAAACCAAGCTCAACGGAACGGGCAGCGCCGGTTACGACGCCTACGCGGCCAAATTCAATTCCATCGGCTCGGCGTTGCTCTTCTCCACCTATGTCGGCGGGAGCGATGAAGAGGACGGCTACGCCATCGCGCTTGATTCGGTCGGCAATATCTATCTGACGGGGCGCACGACTTCGACCAACTATCCAATCAAGACGCCAGTGCAGAACACACTGAGCGGCGTCGGCGATGTCTTCGTCACGAAAATCTCCGAAATCTCCACGCCGCCGACGCCAACGCCGACTGCAACGCCAACACCGACGCCAACGCCGACTGCAACGCCAACACCGACGCCCACGCCCACACCTTCACCTTCACCCGCCGCCGTGCGCGTGGACAGCGCGCGCAAGACCTGCACGCCCACGGACGCCTATCCGCGCATCGCCGCACAAGCCGCTGCCGGGCCGAATTTCGGCGCCATCCCGGAACAAGCGCCCACAACGCTGAACTGTCTGGTCGAAGCCGATGTGACCTTGGACGGCATCTCAGGCAACACGGGGCCAGTCACACTGACGATCATTGATGGGTTTTCGCCGGGACTGTTCTTTGATCGGTTGCAAGCCTCCGCCCCGCCGCTCAGCGTCGCCGGTTACACCAACAACGTCGTGACATTCAATCCGCTGACATTGCAATTGCCGCCGCAAACGGCGCTGCAAAGCTTCCACATCGTTTTCACGTATTTCGCCTTTCTCAACGATCTGGCCGAGCAGCGCAATCCGCAGCAGGATTGCATCACGCTACGTTTCACCAACCCGCAGACGGGCGGCGTATTGCTCGAACGCGGTGGCATCTGCGCCGACACCAACGTGCTCGTCCCGCGCCTGGAACTGGAAAAATACGGCAGCCCGACCAGCGGCTTGCCGGGCGACACGCTGAGCTTCACGTTGTTGGCGCGCAACCCCGGCAACATCTTTTTGCAATCCGTGGATGTGGACGCGCTACTGCCGAACAACACGACGCTCGTGCCCGGCAGCGTTGATCCGCCACCGACGCGCATCATCGGCAATCGCATCGAGTGGCGCGGCTTCGGCCCACTCAATGTGGGCGGCGCGTTGTTGTTCAACTACTCCGTCACGATTGACGCCAACACGCCCGCGAACGCCAAGCTCACCGATCAAGGTTTCGCCCACGCGACAACGCCAGACTTTGCCAACGCGGGCACGCGACAACTCAACGCCGCCTCGAATATCGTCACGGTCATGGTGATGTCTGTGCGCGCCAGCATTGACCTGACGCTGACGCCTGTGCCCACTGCGGGCTGTCCGCTGACAACGATCAACTACACAGCCAGAGTGACGAACACCGGCCAGGTCACGTTGGATCGCGTCCGGCTGATCGTTACGCAAAGCACGGAATCGGTCGCGGGCAATCCAACGTATCCGCTCGAACTCGACTCGCTCGCGCCCAGCGAATCCAGAACTATTCCCTACAAAGGTCGGATCGGGCTGAAGCAAAAAGGCGTGCTGGTGGATGTCGCCACGGTCATTGGCCGTCCGGTCAACAACGGTGTGCAAGTGTCGGATTTGGTGGGAAAGGTAGCGACCGCCAGCGTGCGTGTGTCACCACCCGCGATTTCGAAAATCACGCCCGCGTTTGCGCCAGCGGGCAGCAGTGAGTTGGAACTGAAGATCGAAGGCGTCTGTTTTGTGCCGCAGACAGTCGTCAGCTTTCCGCCCAGCGCGGGCATCGCAGTGATTGATCCTACACCGCCCGATTTCGGCTTTGTTGGCACGAGCGAATTGCGACGGCGCGTCAACATTCGCACGGACGCCGCACCCGGTGAACGCGAAATGTTCGTCACCAATCCCAACGGTGACAGCGGCGGGCAACGGCCCTTCAACATTTTTTCTGTAACAGGCGCACCAGCGATCATTGACGCCGCGCCCGCGAATCTGGATTTCGGCAATGTATCAACCGGGCAGAGCAAAGATCTGATGTTGATCGTGCGCAACACAGGACAGGCCACTCTTACGCTTCATCCCAGCGGCAGCAATAACTTGCGCTTCACGGTGATTTCGCCCGCCTTGCCTGTATCCATCACGGCGGGCGCGCAGCAAATTCTGACTGTGCGCTTTGCTCCGGCAGCGCCGGGTGCACAAATGGGCATGTTGACGATCAACAGCAACGCAGCAAACCATCCGAGCCTGGCGATTGCCCTCAATGGCGAAGGCGTTGGCACGCCCGCTATAACCGCGTCGTCCACCGACCTGGATTTTGGCAGCGCTGTTTTAGGGCAAACCGTCGGGCGGACGATCAGGTTAGATAATCCGGGCACTGCGAGTTTGAGTATCTATGCCGTCACGAGCAGCAATCCGAGTTTTTCCGCGACGCTTCCCGCCGCCACCTTACCGCTAATCATCCCGGCAGGTGGAGCGATCACCATTCCCGTTTTCTTCAAGCCCACGTCCAGCGGCATTCATACCGGCACACTGTTGATCGCCAGCAATGCGACGGACAAAAACACGCTGGCCTTAAAGGCGCGCGGCGAGACGTTGGGGGAAATTCTGGCGACAGACGACGGTACTGTGGAGACGGGCGCATTGCTGGATGGTTTGATCATCGTCAACCGCCTCACGCCGCTCCGCTATCCGGCAACACTGCGCGGCCTGCGCATCTTCTTTGCGCAATTTCAGGGTTTGCCTTCTCCTGTCGGCGAACAAATCCGGCTGATTGTCTTTGCCGACCCGGCGAGCAGCGGGCAACCGCCTGCCAATCCCACACTGCTGGTCAACCAGATGGTGACCATCCCGTCCATTCCAGCCAACGGCGGATTCGTTGATTTTCCGATCGGCGCCACATTTGCCGCAGCAACAGAGGCAAGGGCAGTGCCCGATAGTTTGACAATTGAACAAGGAGATATTTACGTGGGTTTCCAGGCGCCGCGTCCGGCGCGCGGCGTAGTTTTCGCCGCCGATTCCAACGGGCCACAACAACAACGCGCCTTCTTTTCCACCAATGACGGCAGCAGCTATGCGAAGCTCACTGGTTTGCAAGTTCAGCCAGGCGCAATCACACCCGTCAACATCATGACGCAGGCGGCAATCGGTGGTGTTGGAGTTTGCAGTTACACGATCAACCCTAACGGGCAGGTGTTCGGCCAACCCGGCGGCGGCGGCGCTGTCACGGTGACGACCCAAGGCGGCTGCGGCTGGACGGCCAGCAGCAGTAGCGACTGGGTCAGTTTTCCACCGAATAACGGCGGCACAGGTTCAGGCACCGTCAATTTTTCGGTGGCCGCCGGAAACGTCCCCCGTCAGGCGGTGGTGACGATTGCGGGACAAAACTTCATCGTCGCGCAAGCCGAGCAGGTCGCCAGCGTATCCAGCGCCAGCTATGAACGTTTAGGATTGGCCAGCGAAGCAATTGCTGCCGCTTATGGCGGATCGTTGGCTGCGACGGTTCAAAGCGCCACGGGCGTTCCACTGCCGACCTCGTTGGCGGGGACGACAGTCAAAGTTCGGGATGCCATTGGGGGGGAACTTTTCGCGCCGCTCTTCTTTGTTTCGCCGGGGCAAGTCAATTTTCTGTTGCCACCCGGCCTGGCTCCCGGAATGGCAACTGTGACCATCACCAATGGCAGCGGCACGAGTACAATCGGCGCTGTTGTGAATGATGTCGTCGCGCCGGGCCTTTTTGCCGCCAACGCCAACGGGCAAGGCGTCGCCGCCGCTGTGGTGTTACGAATTAAAGCGAATGGCGTGCAGAGTTACGAACCCATCGCGACCTTCGATCCGGCGCAAAACAAATTCGTCGCCGCGCCGATTGACCTGGGACCGGAGGGCGAACAAGTCTTTTTGCTGTTGTTTGGCACCGGATTCCGCAATCGCAGTGCGCTGGCAGGTGTGAGTTTGACCATTGGCGGCCTGAATTCGGAGGTGAGTTACGCCGGACCGCAAGGCGATTTCGTGGGACTGGATCAGATCAACGCGCGATTGTCGCGCAATTTGATGGGGCGCGGCGAAATGGATGTGCTGCTGACAGTGGATGGAAAGGCAGCCAATATCGTCAAGGTCAACATTCGTTAA